The Pseudomonadota bacterium genome window below encodes:
- a CDS encoding response regulator: protein MHYLLVEDSEDIGQAVTARLSEQGHAVDWARTLAEADAVLAASGVDLIVLDIMLPDGDGRDFLARHRARADTTPVLVLTARSRVSDRVSVLDLGADDYLTKPFDIDELDARCRALIRRSSGG from the coding sequence GGACAGGCGGTGACCGCACGGCTGAGCGAACAGGGCCACGCCGTGGACTGGGCGCGCACCTTGGCCGAGGCTGACGCCGTGCTGGCCGCGAGTGGCGTCGACCTGATCGTGCTCGACATCATGCTGCCCGATGGCGACGGTCGCGACTTCCTCGCCCGGCACCGGGCCCGCGCCGACACCACACCGGTGTTGGTCCTGACCGCGCGCAGCCGGGTTTCGGACCGTGTCAGCGTGCTCGACCTCGGCGCCGACGACTACCTGACCAAGCCCTTCGACATCGACGAACTCGACGCGCGCTGTCGTGCCCTGATCCGGCGCAGCAGCGGGGGG